CGGCCGGCATTCACCGTGCCGCCGATGGTGGACAGGAAGTCGTATACCTCGGCGCCGTGGGTCACCTCGCCGTAGACATCGACCAGACCGGCATCCTGTGCCTCGTCGATGGCCGCACGCTCCATCTGGTTGAGCTGGATGCCGATGCCGACATCCTCCCAGTACTCCTTGACCAACTCGGCGGTGAGATCCAGGCCGACGTTCGCGGGCCCCGAGAAGAACACCAGGGTCAGCAGCAGGGGTTCGCCGTTCAACAGCCGGACATCGTCCCGGTTGCGCTCGTCGAGGCCGAGGGCATCGAGCATGCGATTCGCCTCATCCGGGTCGTATGCGATCCACGGATTGTCTTCGCCCCAGCGCGCCTGGTAGAAGGTGGCGTTGCTGCTGATGGTCGCCTGCCGCGGCGTCGCCAGCCCCAGGAATATGAGGTCGTTGATCTCTTCGCGATCGAGCGCCAGCGACATGGCACGCCGGAAATCCACGTTGTTGAACAGTTCCCGCTTGGCGGGATCGGTGTGCGCCAGGCCGAACGTGAAGGCCGCGTTCGAACCGCGGGTGCCGGGCGCCAGGACGACCGTGTAGTCGCCGTCCGCCTCGTTCTGCTTCAGAACGCTGTAGTCGGCGAGCGCCATCTGCCGCGAGTAGTCAGCCTCGCCGGAAATCACCTTCAGCTTGTAGGTCTCGGCATCGACCGTCTGGCTGATGATCTTGTCGATGTAGGGCAGTTGCTGGCCGGCGGTGTCCACCGCGTAGTAGTAGGGGTTGCGGTCCCAGATGCGAATGGTCGACGTCTGCGTGTTCCATACCCACGGATGCATGGTCGGCTTGTCGAGGTCGGTGCTGGGATTGAACCAGAAGTGATGGTGGAAGGCCTTGCTCCAACTGTCGAATCCCTCCTCCTGCGCCAGCTTGTTGGCATCCGCGTTGTACTCGATGTGCCACTTCTGCAGGTACGTGCTCGGCGCGTACGCCATCCAGTCGCTGCCGCGCCAGTGCAGAAAGTCCAGGATGACGCGCGGGTACGGCGCGTTGTAGTTCCAGCGCACCGTGTAGTCGTCGATCACGGTCACGTTGTCGAGCTGTATCGGCGCGCCCCAGGTGTTGATTTCGTCGTGCGCGTGGATGTCGTTGAACATGAACGCGAAGTCCTGCGCGATGAACGGGTCGCCATTGGACCACTTCATCCCTTCCCGCAGATAGAGCGTAAAGCTCAGGTGGTCATCGGCCAGCTCGTAATCCAGTGCGAGGTCGGGCTCAATCGAGCCGTCGAAGTTCATGCGCAGCGGGTATGAGCTGCGCTCCGGCGAGTCGGCCACGTCCTGCCACGGGTTGGGCCGGTTCGCGAACACGTTGAGGGTGCCGCCGTAGGTACCGACGTCCTCCAGGGGCACGAGCACCTTCGGCTCGATCGGCAACCGTTCCTCGACCGGCGGGAGCTCGCCCGCGGCCACCATGCTGGCCAGCATCGGGGCTTCCTTGTAGTCGGCCGAGGCGGTCACCGCGGTCCACGCGAGCAGCACCGCTGCCGCGGCTGTCAGAATTATGCGTTGCATCGAATCTCCTTCGCGCGGACTGTAGTGCACGGCAGCGGGCCGGCACAACCCGGCGGATCGCATCGGGTGCCATGGCTCCCGGCGCTGCCCTGCGCGCATTGCTCATCCTTGGGTACCCGCGCGACCTCGGTA
Above is a genomic segment from Spirochaetaceae bacterium containing:
- a CDS encoding ABC transporter substrate-binding protein, translating into MQRIILTAAAAVLLAWTAVTASADYKEAPMLASMVAAGELPPVEERLPIEPKVLVPLEDVGTYGGTLNVFANRPNPWQDVADSPERSSYPLRMNFDGSIEPDLALDYELADDHLSFTLYLREGMKWSNGDPFIAQDFAFMFNDIHAHDEINTWGAPIQLDNVTVIDDYTVRWNYNAPYPRVILDFLHWRGSDWMAYAPSTYLQKWHIEYNADANKLAQEEGFDSWSKAFHHHFWFNPSTDLDKPTMHPWVWNTQTSTIRIWDRNPYYYAVDTAGQQLPYIDKIISQTVDAETYKLKVISGEADYSRQMALADYSVLKQNEADGDYTVVLAPGTRGSNAAFTFGLAHTDPAKRELFNNVDFRRAMSLALDREEINDLIFLGLATPRQATISSNATFYQARWGEDNPWIAYDPDEANRMLDALGLDERNRDDVRLLNGEPLLLTLVFFSGPANVGLDLTAELVKEYWEDVGIGIQLNQMERAAIDEAQDAGLVDVYGEVTHGAEVYDFLSTIGGTVNAGREGATRYWNYWTAVRNGADPSEAPGEKPPELLQMLYDTALTESQSTVFGSDEYHEVRTRVYEMHYDNLFTIGTVGLAPQPIIYRANLGNIARELPPWAEGSLTFNYYSNMWYFK